The following are encoded in a window of Citrobacter freundii genomic DNA:
- a CDS encoding YceO family protein, producing MRRIVDYLVNNIREHFMLYIILWSLLAIMDVIYIMFF from the coding sequence ATGCGCCGCATCGTTGACTATCTGGTGAATAATATACGCGAGCATTTTATGCTCTACATTATTTTATGGTCGCTGCTGGCAATCATGGATGTAATATATATTATGTTTTTCTGA